A genomic region of Sander lucioperca isolate FBNREF2018 chromosome 6, SLUC_FBN_1.2, whole genome shotgun sequence contains the following coding sequences:
- the LOC116065769 gene encoding class E basic helix-loop-helix protein 40-like: MERIPSAQPPPLSKHQADLSDVQGVDFPMYVYKPRRGMKRGEESKDTYKLPHRLIEKKRRDRINECIAQLKDLLPEHLKLTTLGHLEKAVVLELTLKHVKALTSLLEQQQQKILALQNGMQIEQSSINQDKSEELFCSGFHMCANEMLQYLGNHETDGDFTPSHVINHLHKLAAEVLQSPVRPHTPLSPQPEEIPAYHQHQPHKEMPASLPPKPREGYGRNCVPVIQRAYAPLSSEQSGSDTDTDSGYGGELEKTESGAPQRCPDYYVQESHLKRALGEKQSSSIKQEDDEPCYKRPRGESSEDELLSGGESSTSSSSSGYGNYMSISPNHPTPPHPLCMPFYLIPPSAAAYLPMLEKCWYPGAVPMIYSGLGVSATTMSSERPSPPQLVLSPRGGSPAPAISQTPMDSPALLQALKQVPPLNLETKD; the protein is encoded by the exons atggagcGAATTCCAAGCGCGCAACCGCCTCCTCTGTCCAAACACCAGGCTGATCTGTCAGACGTGCAGGG GGTGGATTTCCCGATGTATGTTTATAAACCCAGACGAGGaatgaagagaggagaggagagcaag GACACCTACAAGCTGCCTCACAGACTTATTGAGAAGAAAAGGCGTGACCGGATAAACGAGTGCATCGCTCAGTTGAAAGATTTATTACCAGAGCACCTGAAACTCACT ACTCTGGGCCATCTGGAGAAGGCTGTGGTTTTAGAGCTTACGCTCAAGCATGTGAAAGCCCTCACCTCTCTTCTGGAGCAACAGCAGCAGAAGATCCTCGCTCTGCAGAATGGCATGCAAATTG AGCAGTCTTCTATCAACCAGGATAAGTCAGAGGAGCTGTTCTGCTCTGGCTTCCACATGTGTGCCAATGAGATGCTTCAGTATCTGGGCAATCATGAGACTGATGGAGACTTCACACCATCCCATGTGATCAATCACCTTCACAAGTTAGCTGCAGAGGTGCTGCAAAGTCCGGTCCGACCCCACACTCCTCTCAGCCCTCAACCTGAGGAAATCCCTGCCTACCACCAGCACCAACCTCACAAGGAGATGCCCGCCAGCTTACCCCCGAAACCCAGGGAGGGCTATGGGAGGAACTGTGTGCCTGTCATCCAGCGGGCGTACGCTCCACTAAGCAGTGAGCAGAGTGGCAGTGATACGGATACAGACAGCGGCTATGGGGGAGAGCTGGAGAAGACCGAATCTGGGGCGCCACAGAGGTGTCCAGATTACTACGTTCAGGAGAGCCATCTGAAGCGAGCGCTGGGCGAGAAGCAGAGCTCCAGCATCAAGCAGGAGGATGACGAGCCATGCTACAAACGACCCCGGGGAGAGTCGTCTGAGGATGAGCTGCTCTCTGGTGGAGAATCATCAACATCATCGTCCTCTAGCGGTTATGGCAATTACATGAGCATATCCCCCAACCATCCAACTCCTCCACATCCCCTCTGCATGCCTTTCTACCTAATTCCACCTTCTGCTGCAGCCTACCTCCCAATGCTTGAGAAATGCTGGTACCCCGGGGCCGTGCCCATGATTTACTCTGGTTTGGGAGTCTCTGCAACCACCATGTCCAGCGAAAGACCATCTCCACCTCAGCTAGTTTTGTCTCCCAGGGGAGGCTCACCTGCCCCAGCCATATCTCAGACCCCCATGGACTCCCCTGCCCTCCTTCAGGCACTAAAGCAGGTACCACCCCTCAACCTGGAAACCAAAGACTGA